A DNA window from Streptomyces canus contains the following coding sequences:
- a CDS encoding D-alanine--D-alanine ligase family protein — MSTENLPQSPQQPPRKPRVAVVFGGRSSEHGISVVTAGAVLRAIDRTKYDVLPIGITRDGRWALTADEPERMAITERRTPSVEELAESSEGGVVLPVDPANREVVYSEPGSVPKALGEVDVVFPVLHGPYGEDGTLQGLLELSGVPYVGSGVLASAVGQDKEYMKRVFTSFGLKVGPYVVIRPREWERDESAARKKIVDFAGEHGWPLFVKPARAGSSIGITKVDDLSGLDEAIAEAQSHDPKILVEAALRGREIECGVLEFEDGPRASVPAEIPPPQEHAYYDFEAKYIDSTPGIVPAPLTPEETAEVQKLAVDAFDAASCEGLVRADFFLTEDGEFVINEINTLPGFTPISMYPQMWEKSGISYPELVDRLIEAALRRSTGLR; from the coding sequence ATGAGCACCGAGAACCTCCCCCAGAGCCCTCAGCAGCCGCCTCGCAAGCCGCGCGTGGCCGTCGTGTTCGGCGGGCGCAGCTCCGAACACGGGATCTCCGTGGTCACCGCCGGCGCCGTACTGCGGGCCATCGACCGGACCAAGTACGACGTCCTGCCGATCGGCATCACCCGGGACGGCCGTTGGGCGCTCACCGCCGACGAACCGGAACGCATGGCGATCACCGAGCGCCGTACGCCGAGCGTCGAGGAACTCGCCGAGTCGAGCGAGGGCGGCGTGGTGCTCCCCGTCGACCCCGCGAACCGTGAAGTCGTCTACAGCGAGCCCGGATCGGTGCCCAAGGCGCTCGGTGAGGTCGACGTCGTCTTCCCCGTCCTGCACGGCCCCTACGGCGAGGACGGCACCCTGCAGGGCCTCCTGGAGCTCTCCGGCGTCCCGTACGTCGGCTCGGGTGTGCTCGCCTCGGCCGTCGGCCAGGACAAGGAGTACATGAAGCGGGTGTTCACCTCCTTCGGGCTCAAGGTCGGCCCGTACGTGGTGATCAGGCCGCGCGAGTGGGAGCGGGACGAGTCCGCGGCCCGCAAGAAGATCGTCGACTTCGCGGGCGAGCACGGCTGGCCGCTGTTCGTGAAGCCCGCGCGCGCGGGATCGTCGATCGGCATCACCAAGGTCGACGACCTGTCCGGCCTGGACGAGGCGATCGCCGAGGCACAGAGCCACGACCCGAAGATCCTCGTGGAGGCGGCGCTGCGGGGCCGCGAGATCGAGTGCGGTGTCCTGGAGTTCGAGGACGGCCCGCGCGCGTCGGTCCCGGCCGAGATCCCCCCGCCGCAGGAACACGCGTACTACGACTTCGAGGCGAAGTACATCGACTCGACCCCGGGGATCGTGCCGGCGCCGCTCACGCCCGAGGAGACGGCCGAGGTCCAGAAGCTCGCGGTCGACGCCTTCGACGCGGCCTCCTGCGAAGGCCTGGTCCGCGCGGACTTCTTCCTCACGGAGGACGGCGAGTTCGTGATCAACGAGATCAACACGCTTCCGGGCTTCACGCCGATCTCGATGTATCCGCAGATGTGGGAGAAGAGCGGGATCAGTTACCCGGAGCTGGTGGACAGGCTGATCGAGGCGGCACTGCGCAGGTCGACGGGACTTCGTTAG
- a CDS encoding DUF3515 domain-containing protein → MNFFRHRPLGLPALALLITVAGCSSADDSASAVVPSPGAGVTKLCRELDRTLPSKVDDQDRRDPEPASALTAGWGDPAIILRCGVERPSKMDDPEADGVEVNGVGWLLEKQDDGSFRFTTTLRKAYVEVTIPKDRTGDGMAPLVDLASTVKKAIPEGIAD, encoded by the coding sequence GTGAACTTCTTCCGTCACCGGCCTCTTGGTTTGCCCGCGCTCGCCCTGCTGATCACGGTCGCGGGCTGTTCCTCCGCAGACGACAGCGCGTCGGCGGTGGTTCCCTCGCCGGGGGCGGGCGTCACGAAGCTCTGCCGAGAACTGGACCGGACACTGCCGTCCAAGGTCGACGACCAGGACCGTCGGGATCCCGAGCCCGCGTCCGCGCTGACCGCGGGCTGGGGTGACCCGGCGATCATACTGCGGTGCGGTGTCGAGCGGCCCTCGAAGATGGACGATCCGGAGGCCGACGGGGTCGAGGTGAACGGGGTCGGCTGGCTCCTGGAGAAGCAGGACGACGGGTCGTTCCGGTTCACCACGACGTTGCGGAAGGCGTACGTCGAGGTGACCATCCCCAAGGACCGCACCGGCGACGGCATGGCACCACTGGTGGACCTGGCCTCCACCGTGAAGAAGGCGATCCCCGAGGGGATCGCCGACTAG
- a CDS encoding Lrp/AsnC family transcriptional regulator, with the protein MVQAYILIQTEVGKASTVAETISKIPGVIQAEDVTGPYDVIVRAQADTVDDLGRMVVAKVQQVDGITRTLTCPVVHL; encoded by the coding sequence GTGGTACAGGCGTACATCCTGATCCAGACGGAGGTCGGCAAAGCGTCGACCGTCGCCGAGACGATCAGCAAGATCCCTGGAGTCATCCAGGCCGAGGACGTGACAGGACCGTATGACGTGATCGTCCGTGCACAAGCCGACACCGTGGACGACCTGGGCCGCATGGTGGTCGCCAAGGTCCAGCAGGTGGACGGCATCACCCGTACCCTGACCTGCCCGGTCGTCCATCTGTAG
- a CDS encoding thiamine-phosphate kinase, with product MKGTVGELGEFGLIRELTSRLTTTPAVRVGPGDDAAVVAAPDRRVVASTDILLEGRHFRRDWSTAYDVGRKAAAQNLADIAAMGAVPTALLLGLVVPAELPVTWPSELMDGLRDECQVAGASVVGGDVVRGDTIMVSITALGDLRGQEPVTRAGAQPGDLVAVTGWLGWSAAGYAVLSRGFRSPRAFVEAHRRPEPPYHAGPAAAALGATAMCDVSDGLIADLGHIAEASKVRIDIRSGAIDIPSQMNDIGQAVGVDPMQWVLSGGEDHAIVATFSPDVKLPARWKVIGEVLNPSALPQVTVDGAPWTSKGGWDHFGGDIES from the coding sequence ATGAAGGGCACTGTTGGTGAGCTCGGCGAGTTCGGGCTCATCAGGGAGCTCACCTCCCGTCTCACCACCACCCCGGCGGTCCGGGTGGGTCCCGGCGACGACGCCGCGGTGGTCGCCGCACCCGACCGCAGGGTCGTGGCGAGCACCGACATCCTTCTGGAGGGCCGGCACTTCCGCCGCGACTGGTCCACGGCCTACGACGTCGGCCGCAAGGCGGCCGCGCAGAACCTCGCGGACATCGCCGCCATGGGTGCCGTGCCGACCGCCCTGCTGCTCGGGCTGGTCGTGCCCGCCGAACTCCCCGTCACCTGGCCCTCGGAGCTCATGGACGGCCTGCGCGACGAGTGCCAGGTCGCGGGCGCGTCGGTGGTCGGCGGGGACGTCGTACGGGGAGACACGATCATGGTCTCCATCACCGCCCTCGGCGATCTGCGGGGCCAGGAACCGGTCACCCGGGCCGGCGCCCAGCCCGGCGACCTCGTCGCGGTGACCGGCTGGCTGGGCTGGTCCGCGGCCGGGTACGCGGTGCTCTCCCGCGGCTTCCGCTCGCCTCGCGCGTTCGTGGAGGCGCACCGGCGCCCCGAGCCGCCGTACCACGCGGGCCCGGCCGCCGCGGCGCTCGGCGCGACCGCGATGTGCGACGTGAGCGACGGGCTGATCGCCGACCTCGGACACATCGCCGAGGCCAGCAAGGTCCGCATCGACATCCGTTCCGGCGCGATCGACATCCCGTCCCAGATGAACGACATCGGGCAGGCTGTCGGTGTCGACCCCATGCAGTGGGTGCTGAGCGGGGGAGAGGACCACGCGATCGTGGCGACCTTCTCGCCGGACGTGAAGCTGCCGGCCCGCTGGAAGGTGATCGGCGAGGTCCTCAACCCCTCGGCGCTGCCCCAGGTGACGGTCGACGGGGCGCCCTGGACGAGCAAGGGCGGCTGGGACCACTTCGGCGGGGACATCGAGTCGTGA
- the thiD gene encoding bifunctional hydroxymethylpyrimidine kinase/phosphomethylpyrimidine kinase: MKPLVLTVAGSDSGGGAGIQADLKTMLALGVHGMSVVTAVTAQNSLGVQGAWELPVEAVRAQYRSVVDDIGVQAVKTGMLASAELVEAVAELLGATDAPAVVDPVGVSKHGDSLLATSALESVRTRLLPVATVATPNLDEVAQLTGVRVDSESRMREAAEAVLSYGPTWVLIKGGHLAGDAVDLLTDGREEHWLRAPRHDNRHTHGTGCTLASAIASQLAKGQSVPEAVAAAKEYVTGAIAAGFALGEGIGPVDHGWRFR, from the coding sequence GTGAAACCCCTGGTGCTCACGGTGGCGGGCTCCGACTCCGGCGGAGGCGCCGGAATCCAGGCCGATCTGAAGACCATGCTCGCGCTCGGCGTGCACGGCATGAGTGTCGTCACGGCCGTCACCGCGCAGAACTCCCTCGGCGTACAGGGTGCCTGGGAGCTGCCCGTCGAGGCGGTGCGGGCCCAGTACCGCAGTGTCGTGGACGACATCGGCGTCCAGGCCGTGAAGACCGGGATGCTCGCCTCGGCCGAACTCGTCGAGGCGGTGGCCGAGTTGCTCGGAGCCACGGACGCACCGGCCGTGGTCGACCCGGTCGGCGTCTCCAAGCACGGGGACTCGTTGCTGGCCACGTCCGCCCTGGAGTCCGTACGGACGAGGCTGCTCCCGGTCGCCACCGTCGCCACCCCGAACCTCGACGAGGTGGCGCAGCTCACCGGCGTCCGGGTCGATTCGGAGTCCCGTATGCGAGAGGCCGCCGAGGCGGTGCTGTCGTACGGACCGACGTGGGTGCTCATCAAGGGCGGCCATCTGGCCGGCGACGCCGTCGACCTGCTCACCGACGGCCGTGAGGAGCACTGGCTGCGCGCACCGCGCCACGACAACCGGCACACGCACGGCACCGGCTGCACCCTGGCCTCCGCGATCGCCTCGCAGCTCGCGAAGGGTCAGTCCGTGCCGGAGGCGGTGGCGGCCGCCAAGGAATACGTCACTGGGGCGATCGCCGCCGGCTTCGCGCTCGGCGAGGGGATCGGTCCCGTGGATCATGGATGGCGGTTCCGTTAG
- the rpmB gene encoding 50S ribosomal protein L28, translating into MAANCDVCGKGPGFGNSISHSHRRTSRRWNPNIQRVRTVVGGTPKRLNACTSCIKAGKVSR; encoded by the coding sequence GTGGCTGCCAACTGCGACGTCTGCGGCAAGGGGCCGGGCTTCGGCAACAGCATCTCGCACTCGCACCGCCGTACGTCCCGTCGCTGGAACCCGAACATCCAGCGCGTCCGTACCGTGGTGGGCGGGACGCCGAAGCGCCTGAACGCTTGCACCTCGTGCATCAAGGCCGGCAAGGTCTCGCGCTGA
- a CDS encoding DAK2 domain-containing protein: MAQVPQTFFDALAVRTWCGLALRALGRAREEIDAINVYPVADGDTGTNLYLTAESAAAAVEAVFDGHDAHDSGKPALADAARAMAHGALIGARGNSGTILAQLLRGMAQVLAAEGETAHTDGEGLRLALRHAADSARQAVAHPVEGTVLTVASAAADAAGAAEGDCGTVARAAYDGACAALTATPGQLAVLERAGVVDAGGRGLVAVLGALVETFTGEAPRAVPVTSGTFPEAGPAEVSEAVSEAATVSRDECADAPGTGGPAFEVIYLLEAEDTAVARLRERLDGLGDSLVVVGGDGLWNVHVHVDDAGAAVEAGIEAGRPYRIRITHFGLGDVHTTGAERQPRERAQRAVVAVVPGEGLAGLYTEAGATTVLARPGEPPASGELVEAVRRAHAREVVLLPNDADLRHTAAAAAEQARAEGIRVALIPTRSAVQGIAALAVHEPERRFDEDVVQMTSAAGATRYAEVAVAERQSWTMAGICQAGDVLGLIDGDVAVIGSDVTATAESVLDRMLSAGGELVTLVLGDEAPEAVADHLETRVRESYLAVDTVVYRGGRQGAVLLIGVE, translated from the coding sequence GTGGCGCAGGTGCCGCAGACATTCTTCGATGCTCTCGCGGTGCGCACCTGGTGCGGTCTCGCGCTGCGGGCGCTGGGCAGGGCGCGCGAGGAGATCGACGCGATCAACGTCTACCCGGTCGCCGACGGGGACACCGGCACCAACCTGTATCTGACGGCGGAGTCGGCGGCCGCGGCCGTGGAAGCCGTGTTCGACGGCCACGACGCCCATGACTCGGGGAAACCGGCACTGGCCGACGCCGCACGCGCGATGGCGCACGGAGCCCTCATAGGTGCCCGCGGCAACTCGGGCACGATCCTCGCCCAACTGCTGCGGGGCATGGCCCAGGTGCTCGCCGCCGAGGGTGAGACGGCTCACACGGACGGCGAGGGACTCCGGCTCGCCCTGCGGCACGCCGCCGACTCCGCCCGCCAGGCCGTGGCCCACCCGGTCGAGGGCACGGTCCTCACGGTCGCCTCGGCCGCCGCCGACGCCGCCGGGGCAGCGGAGGGAGACTGCGGGACGGTCGCCCGGGCCGCCTACGACGGCGCGTGCGCCGCCCTTACCGCGACACCCGGCCAGCTGGCCGTCCTGGAGCGGGCCGGGGTCGTGGACGCCGGCGGGCGAGGACTGGTGGCGGTGCTGGGGGCGCTGGTGGAGACGTTCACGGGGGAGGCACCCAGGGCGGTGCCGGTGACGAGCGGGACGTTTCCGGAAGCAGGCCCCGCCGAAGTGTCCGAGGCCGTCTCCGAAGCCGCCACGGTCTCCCGCGACGAGTGCGCCGACGCCCCGGGCACCGGTGGCCCCGCCTTCGAGGTGATCTACCTCCTGGAGGCCGAGGACACGGCCGTCGCGCGGCTGCGGGAGCGGCTCGACGGCCTCGGGGACTCGCTCGTGGTGGTCGGCGGCGACGGCCTGTGGAACGTCCATGTGCACGTCGACGACGCCGGCGCCGCCGTGGAGGCGGGCATCGAGGCCGGGCGGCCGTACCGGATCCGCATCACGCACTTCGGCCTCGGTGATGTGCACACCACCGGCGCCGAACGGCAGCCCCGCGAGCGCGCCCAGCGGGCCGTCGTCGCCGTCGTGCCCGGCGAGGGCCTGGCCGGGCTGTACACCGAGGCCGGCGCGACCACCGTGCTGGCCCGCCCCGGGGAGCCGCCCGCGAGCGGGGAGCTCGTGGAGGCCGTACGGCGTGCCCACGCGCGCGAGGTCGTGCTGCTGCCCAATGACGCCGACCTGCGCCACACCGCGGCCGCCGCGGCCGAGCAGGCCCGCGCGGAGGGCATCCGCGTCGCGCTGATCCCGACGCGCTCCGCGGTCCAGGGCATCGCGGCGCTCGCCGTGCACGAGCCGGAACGCCGGTTCGACGAGGACGTCGTCCAGATGACCTCGGCGGCCGGCGCGACCCGCTACGCCGAGGTCGCCGTCGCCGAACGCCAGTCCTGGACCATGGCCGGCATCTGCCAGGCCGGTGACGTCCTCGGCCTCATCGACGGGGATGTGGCCGTGATCGGTTCGGACGTCACCGCCACGGCCGAGTCCGTCCTCGACCGCATGCTCTCGGCCGGCGGCGAGCTGGTCACCCTCGTCCTCGGCGACGAGGCCCCCGAGGCGGTCGCCGACCACCTGGAGACACGCGTACGGGAGTCGTACCTCGCCGTCGACACGGTGGTGTACCGGGGCGGACGGCAGGGAGCCGTGCTGCTCATCGGGGTCGAATAG
- a CDS encoding tetratricopeptide repeat protein, whose amino-acid sequence MSGIDGMGDHGGTGFDALRLAMAENAEEPEGPARNARAEQLLAEAEKLNIPLAVIEALGHQLKVYNYSSEKAKMFVPFARLLRMWDERPEDFDEYETHSLHWVFKWMTTGMLDQPHIPLTAMEKWLGEMEHRYRLAGHSERAVRSAEYSVAAHVGDLARAERAYAAWLAADRDAMTDCHACELHEQGWWQAQRGRDEEALELWAPVLEGEFTCAHEPHAVLASSLTPLLRLGRLDEARANHLRGFRLVRSMESMRSAYADHVEFCALSGNEARGLELLAERPAYFTDDGHPRSRLDFTAVVALLMDRLTELGPVDRPVPGPAGRSWTAAELAAHARAEALALAARFDERNGTAHVSERARARMAQRPLVERLPLGVRAVRTAPAAAAVVPPVPVAAQEPDLPALIAEARRRSVTLQPNAVEAWAAVARAARGVELGPRDRAEIADHEAMDLGPEGTGLFERAAELYAEAGDPGESLAARARAAYIRALAGEVDEALTVAAGLYDEVLALYSVDDTGVRQTASVLMSRARILMRRVHEAAEDAVLSEAEQAVREVLALVEGRTGDDVRLAARVAEAQAMLAELAARAGDAEASAELFTWAAAGFVEAGLPWFAVEYEARLAGLLHHLGDPAGSERALRAALEHGGPHLEAIGRAQLHLQLAEVVGGRGLDEEAAEHALEAAHWADEAGEGPTLGALARHQLGGFLLRQGRWAEAAEVLESALPDLSAETHGDGAVVQTQWWLGDCLSELGEHREAAERRLQAAEIARHWPEQHDHATLAHLAAESLGAAGLPAEADRAYARAGGLWRELGNVHGLIRSLRARAWLALRAEDGADTARELMTQAVRECEIALGETQAEEEARQRLVGELGHTHRQFGDLLARSVPEDAEDDSIRAVLEESLAQVVEAIVVFASLGDEALDARTGAELAAGWLAADLSRPAEAAARARAVLDAYGGTNGSGEARDDETARTRRAEAEQMLELMEEQDS is encoded by the coding sequence ATGAGCGGGATCGACGGGATGGGCGACCACGGGGGCACAGGCTTCGACGCGCTGCGCCTGGCGATGGCGGAGAACGCCGAGGAGCCGGAGGGGCCCGCCCGCAACGCGCGCGCGGAGCAGTTGCTCGCCGAGGCCGAGAAGCTGAACATCCCGCTCGCGGTGATCGAGGCGCTCGGACACCAGCTGAAGGTCTACAACTACAGCTCCGAGAAGGCCAAGATGTTCGTCCCCTTCGCGCGGCTGCTGCGCATGTGGGACGAGCGGCCCGAGGACTTCGACGAGTACGAGACGCACTCCCTGCACTGGGTCTTCAAGTGGATGACGACCGGCATGCTCGACCAGCCGCACATCCCGCTCACCGCCATGGAGAAGTGGCTCGGCGAGATGGAGCACCGCTACCGGCTGGCCGGGCACTCCGAACGGGCCGTGCGCAGCGCCGAGTACAGCGTGGCCGCGCATGTCGGCGACCTGGCGCGGGCCGAGCGCGCGTACGCCGCGTGGCTGGCCGCCGACCGGGACGCCATGACCGACTGTCACGCCTGCGAGCTGCACGAGCAGGGCTGGTGGCAGGCGCAGCGCGGGAGGGACGAGGAGGCGCTCGAGCTGTGGGCGCCGGTCCTGGAGGGCGAGTTCACCTGCGCCCACGAGCCGCACGCGGTCCTCGCCTCCTCGCTGACGCCGCTGCTGCGGCTGGGTCGCCTCGACGAGGCGCGCGCCAACCATCTGCGGGGCTTCAGGCTCGTGCGGTCCATGGAGAGCATGCGCAGCGCCTACGCGGACCATGTCGAGTTCTGCGCCCTCAGCGGCAACGAGGCGCGCGGTCTGGAGCTGCTCGCGGAGCGTCCCGCGTACTTCACGGACGACGGTCATCCGCGCAGCAGGCTGGACTTCACGGCGGTGGTGGCCCTGCTCATGGACCGGCTGACCGAGCTGGGCCCGGTCGACCGGCCGGTGCCGGGGCCCGCGGGCCGGTCCTGGACCGCGGCCGAACTCGCCGCCCACGCGCGCGCGGAGGCTCTCGCGCTGGCCGCCCGCTTCGACGAGCGCAACGGCACGGCCCATGTCAGCGAGCGGGCACGCGCGCGCATGGCTCAACGCCCGTTGGTGGAGCGGCTGCCGCTGGGCGTGCGGGCGGTTCGGACGGCCCCCGCCGCTGCCGCGGTCGTGCCACCGGTCCCGGTCGCTGCTCAGGAGCCCGATCTGCCCGCGCTGATCGCCGAGGCGCGACGGCGGTCGGTCACCCTTCAGCCGAACGCCGTCGAGGCGTGGGCGGCGGTCGCGCGGGCCGCGCGGGGCGTCGAGCTGGGCCCGCGCGACCGGGCGGAGATCGCCGACCACGAGGCGATGGACCTGGGTCCCGAGGGAACCGGCCTGTTCGAGCGGGCCGCCGAGTTGTACGCGGAGGCGGGCGACCCCGGCGAGTCGCTCGCGGCACGCGCGCGTGCCGCCTACATACGCGCGCTGGCAGGCGAGGTGGACGAGGCGCTCACGGTGGCCGCCGGGCTGTACGACGAGGTCCTCGCGCTCTACTCCGTGGACGACACGGGCGTACGGCAGACGGCGTCGGTGCTGATGTCCCGGGCGCGCATCCTGATGCGGCGGGTGCACGAGGCCGCGGAGGACGCGGTCCTCTCGGAGGCGGAGCAGGCCGTGCGGGAGGTGCTCGCGCTCGTCGAGGGACGGACCGGGGACGACGTGCGGCTCGCCGCGCGGGTCGCCGAGGCGCAGGCGATGCTGGCGGAGCTGGCCGCGCGGGCCGGGGACGCGGAGGCGTCCGCGGAGCTGTTCACGTGGGCCGCAGCGGGGTTCGTGGAGGCGGGCCTGCCGTGGTTCGCGGTGGAGTACGAGGCCCGGCTTGCCGGGCTCCTGCACCACCTGGGCGATCCGGCGGGGAGCGAGCGAGCGCTGCGGGCGGCCCTGGAGCACGGCGGCCCGCACCTGGAGGCGATCGGGCGGGCCCAGCTGCATCTCCAGCTCGCCGAGGTCGTCGGCGGCCGGGGTCTCGACGAGGAGGCGGCCGAGCACGCCCTGGAGGCCGCGCACTGGGCCGACGAGGCCGGGGAGGGCCCGACGCTGGGTGCCCTGGCCCGGCACCAGCTGGGCGGGTTCCTGCTGCGGCAGGGCCGATGGGCCGAGGCCGCCGAGGTGCTGGAGTCGGCGCTGCCCGACCTGAGCGCCGAGACGCACGGCGACGGGGCGGTCGTACAGACGCAGTGGTGGCTCGGTGACTGTCTGAGCGAGCTGGGCGAGCACCGGGAGGCGGCCGAGCGGCGCCTGCAGGCCGCCGAGATCGCCCGGCACTGGCCCGAGCAGCACGACCACGCGACGCTCGCCCACCTCGCCGCCGAGTCCCTCGGGGCCGCGGGTCTGCCCGCCGAGGCGGACCGGGCGTACGCGCGCGCGGGCGGCCTGTGGCGTGAACTCGGCAACGTCCACGGGCTGATCCGGTCCCTGCGCGCCCGCGCGTGGCTCGCGCTGCGTGCCGAGGACGGGGCGGACACGGCACGGGAGTTGATGACGCAGGCGGTCCGGGAGTGCGAGATCGCGCTGGGTGAGACGCAGGCCGAGGAGGAGGCGCGGCAGCGGCTCGTCGGCGAACTCGGGCACACTCACCGGCAGTTCGGGGACCTGCTGGCCCGTTCCGTGCCCGAGGACGCCGAGGACGACTCGATCCGGGCGGTGCTGGAGGAGTCGCTGGCCCAGGTGGTGGAGGCGATCGTGGTGTTCGCCTCGCTCGGGGACGAGGCCCTGGACGCGCGTACCGGTGCCGAGCTAGCGGCGGGCTGGCTGGCGGCGGACCTGAGCCGGCCGGCGGAGGCGGCGGCACGCGCGCGTGCGGTGCTCGACGCCTATGGCGGCACGAACGGCTCCGGCGAGGCTCGCGACGACGAGACGGCGCGGACCCGGCGGGCCGAGGCCGAGCAGATGCTGGAGCTCATGGAGGAGCAGGACAGCTGA
- a CDS encoding HSP90 family protein, whose protein sequence is MDSQTSQSSPTPQVPQQPHTFQVDLRGLVDLLSHHLYSSPKVYLRELLQNAVDAITARRAEQPDAPARVRLYAENGALRVEDSGVGLTEADVHSLLATIGRSSKRAEGLQEVRSDFLGQFGIGLLACFVVAERIRVVSRSARTPDAPPVEWTASDDGSYRVRTLPPDARPEPGTTVHLVARAGAGEWLTPERVLRLARDFGSLLPYDVRVGDEAVTDLPAPWDRPYPSPATRRVALARHCHELFGFTPLDSIELTVPLAGIRGVAYVLPSAVSPAQRATHRVHLKGMLLTERAEQLLPDWAFFVRCVLDTDSLRPTASRESLYEDETLAAVQEALGERIRSWLTGLAAGDPERLAAFLSVHHLGVKSLARHDVDMLRTMLPWLPFETTDGRLSLEEFARRHPVVHFTRTVEEYRQVAPIASAQGVGVVNGGYTYDSDLVEALPSARPGTVVSELDADTVTAHMDLVDPAEELALAGFLAAARARLDPLGCDVVLRAFRPLSVPALHLDDRDARHEQARAEAEDRADDLWAGILGSLRGGAPRARLVLNHLNPLVRRIGSLGDPDLIGTATESLYGQALLMAQRPLRPADSALLNRAFMGLLEWATNGEEGL, encoded by the coding sequence ATGGATTCCCAGACCTCACAGTCATCACCGACACCTCAGGTACCTCAGCAACCTCATACGTTTCAGGTCGACCTGCGCGGTCTGGTGGACCTCCTCTCCCATCACCTCTACTCCAGCCCCAAGGTCTATCTGCGCGAACTGCTCCAGAACGCGGTGGACGCGATCACGGCCCGGCGGGCCGAACAGCCGGACGCCCCGGCCCGGGTGCGGTTGTACGCCGAGAACGGCGCCCTGAGGGTCGAGGACTCCGGGGTGGGACTCACCGAGGCGGACGTGCACAGCCTGCTGGCCACCATCGGACGCAGTTCCAAGCGGGCCGAGGGACTTCAGGAGGTCCGCTCCGACTTCCTCGGCCAGTTCGGCATCGGTCTGCTCGCCTGTTTCGTGGTCGCCGAGCGGATCCGGGTGGTCAGCCGCAGCGCCCGTACGCCGGACGCGCCGCCCGTGGAGTGGACGGCGAGCGACGACGGTTCTTACCGGGTGCGGACGCTGCCTCCCGACGCCCGTCCGGAGCCGGGGACCACCGTGCACCTGGTCGCGCGGGCGGGCGCCGGCGAGTGGCTCACGCCGGAGCGGGTCCTCCGGCTCGCTCGGGACTTCGGCTCCCTGCTGCCGTACGACGTCCGGGTCGGCGACGAGGCGGTCACCGACCTGCCCGCCCCCTGGGACCGGCCGTACCCCTCCCCCGCCACCCGCAGGGTGGCCCTGGCCCGGCACTGTCACGAGCTGTTCGGCTTCACCCCACTGGACTCGATCGAGCTGACCGTGCCGCTCGCCGGGATCCGTGGCGTGGCCTACGTCCTTCCGTCGGCGGTCAGCCCCGCCCAGCGGGCGACCCACCGCGTCCATCTCAAGGGCATGCTGCTGACCGAGCGGGCCGAACAGCTGCTGCCGGACTGGGCGTTCTTCGTGCGCTGCGTCCTGGACACCGACAGCCTGCGTCCCACGGCCTCGCGCGAGTCGCTGTACGAGGACGAGACGCTGGCCGCCGTACAGGAGGCGCTCGGGGAAAGGATCCGGTCCTGGTTGACGGGTCTCGCCGCCGGGGACCCGGAACGGCTCGCGGCCTTCCTGTCCGTGCACCACCTGGGCGTGAAGTCGCTCGCGCGGCACGACGTGGACATGCTGCGCACGATGCTGCCGTGGCTGCCGTTCGAGACGACCGACGGGCGGCTGTCGCTGGAGGAGTTCGCGCGGCGGCACCCGGTGGTGCACTTCACGCGGACCGTGGAGGAGTACCGGCAGGTCGCGCCGATCGCCTCCGCGCAGGGCGTCGGGGTGGTCAACGGCGGTTACACGTACGACAGCGACCTGGTCGAGGCGCTGCCTTCGGCGCGGCCGGGAACGGTCGTCTCCGAGCTGGACGCGGACACCGTCACCGCTCACATGGACCTGGTCGACCCGGCCGAGGAGCTGGCGCTCGCCGGTTTCCTGGCGGCCGCGCGGGCGAGGCTCGATCCGCTGGGCTGTGACGTGGTCCTGCGTGCGTTCCGGCCGCTGTCCGTGCCCGCGCTGCACCTGGACGACCGGGACGCCCGGCACGAGCAGGCGCGGGCGGAGGCCGAGGACCGGGCCGACGACCTGTGGGCGGGCATCCTCGGCTCGCTGCGCGGCGGCGCCCCACGCGCGCGTCTCGTGCTGAACCATCTCAACCCGCTGGTACGGCGGATCGGTTCGCTCGGCGATCCGGACCTGATCGGCACCGCCACCGAGTCCCTGTACGGGCAGGCCCTGCTGATGGCCCAGCGCCCGCTCAGGCCCGCGGACTCGGCCTTGCTGAACCGGGCCTTCATGGGCCTGCTGGAGTGGGCCACAAACGGCGAGGAGGGCCTGTGA